The following are encoded in a window of Rosa chinensis cultivar Old Blush chromosome 4, RchiOBHm-V2, whole genome shotgun sequence genomic DNA:
- the LOC121052771 gene encoding 3-hydroxy-3-methylglutaryl-coenzyme A reductase-like translates to MGAKARVAKKTRNPDLLREVGKYSRSKRCHKRGLWAIKAKNGDVFPCHNTKAAVEIMKEILQQIVGLKPPFDISKSTAVFDEKPAMETLAPTTEDEEIIKVVVAGTIPSYSVESKLGDCKRVASIRCKSLEGFD, encoded by the exons ATGGGTGCAAAAGCTAGAGTGGCCAAAAAGACTCGAAACCCAGATCTGCTCCGTGAGGTGGGTAAGTACTCGAGGTCCAAGAGGTGCCACAAGCGCGGTCTTTGGGCCATCAAGGCCAAAAACGGCGATGTATTTCCATGCCACAACACCAAGGCGGCAGTTGAGATTATGAAGGAGATTCTTCAGCAAATTGTGGGTCTAAAACCTCCATTCGATATATCAAAATCGACTGCG GTGTTTGATGAAAAGCCGGCGATGGAGACCCTAGCACCAACTACAGAAGATGAGGAGATTATCAAGGTTGTGGTTGCCGGAACCATTCCTTCATACTCAGTCGAGTCAAAGCTCGGCGATTGCAAGAGGGTTGCTTCTATTAGGTGCAAGTCCTTAGAGGGATTTGATTAG
- the LOC121052770 gene encoding uncharacterized protein LOC121052770, which translates to MAGDNVPPSPSNPSKSDNSKSDVSNPFFTHHSDHPGLVLVSKPLNGDNYTGWKRAMTLALNSKNKLGFVNGSIKAPSSEADPEGYATWSRCNDMVHSWIVNTVSSEIADSIIYYPTAHEVWEDLSERFSQGNAPRIFEIQRDIASLRSITRSPGRSTETYAVLDGIK; encoded by the exons ATGGCTGGAGATAACGTCCCACCATCACCATCCAATCCCAGCAAATCAGATAATTCAAAATCTGATGTCTCAAATCCATTCTTCACTCATCATTCAGACCACCCTGGATTGGTCCTAGTCTCCAAGCCTTTGAATGGAGACAATTACACAGGTTGGAAGAGGGCTATGACATTGGCTCTTAATTCTAAAAACAAACTCGGCTTTGTGAATGGTTCAATCAAAGCTCCATCATCCGAAGCTGATCCTGAAGGATATGCAACTTGGTCAAGATGCAATGACATGGTCCATTCATGGATCGTTAACACTGTCAGTTCTGAAATTGCTGACAGTATCATCTACTATCCTACAGCTCATGAGGTATGGGAAGATCTAAGTGAGCGATTTTCACAAGGCAATGCACCTCGCATATTTGAAATTCAGCGAGACATCGCTTCACTCAG AAGCATCACAAGGAGCCCAGGCAGATCAACAGAAACTTATGCAGTTCTTGATGGGATTAAATGA
- the LOC112198748 gene encoding uncharacterized protein LOC112198748 translates to MSWDFGFRRNLNDQEIEEFASLMVKLENVRSVESKPDERRRKLEPNGKFSCKSFHSFLISGGSDPIFPPAKFIWKVKVPTKVKILGWLVVLGKTNTCDVLQRRRPGSCFSPHWCILCKAQGESADHVFVHCEVANFLWKKLFWEARVDWTTPLERNDLLRENPIAFGKGKKARTLWGCGVLAVVWVIWMERNKRLFENYGGVEKEDLWERVKFWASLWVSISKEFKDYNLSSIILNWQAAVV, encoded by the coding sequence ATGAGCTGGGATTTTGGGTTCAGAAGAAACTTAAATGATCAAGAGATTGAGGAGTTTGCCTCGCTGATGGTTAAGCTAGAAAATGTCCGTTCAGTGGAGTCCAAACCAGATGAAAGGAGGCGGAAGCTTGAGCCTAATGGGAAATTCTCTTGCAAATCTTTCCATAGCTTCTTAATTAGTGGTGGATCAGATCCAATTTTTCCTCCTGCAAAGTTTATTTGGAAGGTCAAGGTCCCTACTAAGGTGAAGATTTTGGGATGGCTTGTGGTACTGGGGAAGACAAATACATGTGATGTTCTTCAAAGGAGAAGACCAGGAAGTTGTTTTTCTCCTCACTGGTGCATTTTATGCAAAGCTCAAGGGGAAAGTGCTGATCATGTCTTCGTGCATTGTGAAGTGGCTAATTTCTtatggaaaaaattattttgggaaGCAAGAGTGGACTGGACAACTCCATTAGAGAGAAATGACTTGCTAAGAGAAAACCCCATAGCGTTTGGTAAAGGTAAAAAAGCCAGAACCCTTTGGGGTTGTGGGGTGCTAGCTGTAGTTTGGGTGATCtggatggaaagaaataaaagattatttgaAAACTATGGAGGGGTGGAGAAGGAAGACTTGTGGGAGAGAGTCAAGTTTTGGGCATCCTTATGGGTTTCTATTTCTAAGGAATTCAAGGATTATAATCTTTCTTCCATTATTCTTAACTGGCAAGCAGCTGTAGTATAA